The following are encoded together in the Candidatus Flexicrinis proximus genome:
- a CDS encoding c-type cytochrome produces the protein MTRQMSWMALIGTLMIAAGLGFAVANESGRQAAAAESLQAAMVAEGTDLYAQNCVACHGPNGEGIAAYPPLTNTTAMDAQVIFNTVERGRYNTAMAAFGVEEGGILTGMQIESIVVMLQADTWDTVVTRVAELGKTPPQIAVAEIPAETFALVESLPDGAILSAGLTVYAENCVACHGANGEGSTLAPALNTDELRIRLNDADIARIVQEGVPGTLMSSWANALDASQQQAVVAFVSSWGELNGLGIRLPVVEAAPLDTSPQAVANGQRLFSLLCTQCHGTGGYGSPIAPALNNQTFLNQTPDAAIQQIIAGGVTGTTMPSWGGYLTDADIAAITVYLRSLQPTAPIVAPAQP, from the coding sequence ATGACTCGGCAGATGAGTTGGATGGCCTTGATCGGCACCCTGATGATTGCGGCGGGCCTGGGCTTTGCCGTCGCCAACGAGTCCGGTCGGCAGGCTGCGGCTGCTGAAAGCCTTCAGGCTGCCATGGTCGCCGAAGGGACTGATCTCTACGCGCAGAACTGCGTGGCCTGCCACGGTCCGAACGGTGAGGGGATCGCGGCCTACCCGCCCCTGACCAACACCACCGCGATGGACGCTCAGGTGATTTTCAATACGGTCGAACGCGGGCGCTATAACACGGCGATGGCGGCCTTCGGCGTCGAGGAGGGCGGTATCCTGACCGGGATGCAGATCGAAAGTATCGTCGTCATGCTGCAGGCCGATACGTGGGACACCGTTGTGACGCGGGTGGCTGAACTTGGCAAAACGCCGCCGCAGATCGCCGTTGCCGAAATTCCGGCCGAAACCTTCGCGCTCGTGGAATCGCTGCCCGACGGAGCAATCCTCTCTGCCGGATTGACCGTCTATGCCGAGAATTGCGTCGCCTGTCACGGGGCAAACGGCGAAGGCTCGACGCTGGCCCCTGCGCTCAATACCGATGAACTGCGCATCCGTCTGAACGATGCCGATATCGCTCGGATCGTGCAGGAGGGCGTGCCGGGAACGCTGATGTCCTCGTGGGCAAACGCGTTGGACGCCAGTCAGCAGCAGGCAGTTGTTGCGTTCGTCAGCAGTTGGGGAGAATTGAACGGCCTGGGAATACGGTTGCCCGTGGTCGAGGCCGCGCCGCTGGATACCAGCCCGCAAGCGGTCGCCAACGGTCAGCGGCTGTTCAGCCTGCTCTGTACCCAGTGTCACGGCACGGGCGGCTACGGTTCGCCGATCGCCCCGGCCCTGAACAACCAGACATTCCTGAACCAGACCCCTGATGCCGCCATCCAGCAGATCATCGCCGGTGGCGTCACCGGGACGACCATGCCCTCGTGGGGCGGTTATCTGACCGACGCTGATATCGCCGCGATCACGGTCTATCTGCGCAGTCTGCAGCCGACCGCGCCAATCGTCGCGCCTGCACAACCTTAG
- a CDS encoding carboxymuconolactone decarboxylase family protein, with amino-acid sequence MSMLQRHQHYSFTELYQALVLGFRSINAFRRQALAPRAERLLDPKFVERLMLAVTEVNGCAVCSYAYTRMALREGIPAEEVQAFISGDPRFIREDEAIAIAFAQHYAETKGKVDRLAYERLVETYGPAKSKVIVAAIQIMMIANIVGLPISALWARLNGHREPGSSLLYELGLPFSANVLWIPSLFHALFNHLSRKEQLTFISNQT; translated from the coding sequence ATGTCTATGCTCCAACGCCACCAGCACTACTCATTCACAGAACTTTATCAGGCGCTGGTTCTCGGCTTCCGGTCGATCAATGCCTTTAGACGTCAGGCGCTGGCCCCCCGTGCAGAGCGGTTGCTCGACCCGAAGTTTGTGGAACGTTTGATGCTGGCCGTCACCGAAGTGAATGGCTGCGCCGTGTGTTCCTACGCGTATACAAGGATGGCGTTACGGGAAGGGATACCCGCCGAAGAAGTCCAGGCTTTCATCAGCGGTGATCCGCGTTTCATCCGCGAAGACGAAGCCATTGCCATCGCATTCGCGCAGCATTACGCAGAGACCAAAGGCAAGGTCGACCGCCTTGCCTATGAGCGCCTCGTGGAGACCTACGGTCCCGCGAAGTCAAAAGTGATCGTCGCGGCCATTCAAATCATGATGATTGCCAATATCGTGGGCTTGCCCATCAGCGCTTTGTGGGCGCGCCTCAATGGACACCGCGAACCCGGCAGCAGCCTGCTTTATGAGTTGGGTTTGCCCTTCAGCGCGAACGTGCTGTGGATACCGTCGCTTTTCCACGCGCTGTTTAACCATTTAAGTCGTAAAGAGCAGCTCACCTTCATTTCAAATCAGACCTGA
- a CDS encoding helix-turn-helix transcriptional regulator: protein MKREQLIERTRLEIVRLCHSALDTRTLRAEVLRCLRGVVPFEYAYFTTTDPATQLGTSSVLAEAPPSWCMSVFLENEFLQTDFNKFSEMVRTRQAVGILSESTGYDLARSPRYLEMLRPLAMGDELRAVFVTDDACWATLCLHREQAREGYSAADSAYLAQLVPHIADGLRKAVLLSSAPLAKTVDGPGVLVLAEDLSVVATTAAAEYWLSELTEMEGTPRQMLPVTVRNVVAGLRAVESGLASADSPPKVRLRTRSGHWLVLYASRLRSAGEQRLISVIIEIAQPAEIAPLIMQAYTLTKREGEVTQCVLRGWSTQEIAGRLHISQHTVQDHLKAIFEKVDVGSRGELAARLFTVQHQP from the coding sequence ATGAAGCGAGAACAGCTCATCGAACGCACGCGGCTGGAAATTGTGCGCCTGTGTCACAGCGCGCTCGATACCAGAACCCTGCGCGCCGAAGTGCTGCGGTGTCTGCGCGGGGTCGTCCCCTTCGAGTATGCCTATTTCACGACCACCGATCCGGCCACACAGCTGGGGACGAGTTCGGTGCTGGCCGAGGCGCCCCCGTCATGGTGCATGTCGGTGTTCCTCGAAAACGAGTTCCTGCAGACCGATTTCAATAAGTTCAGCGAGATGGTCCGGACACGGCAGGCCGTCGGCATCCTCAGCGAATCGACCGGCTACGATCTGGCCCGCAGTCCGCGCTATCTGGAGATGCTCAGGCCGCTGGCGATGGGCGATGAGCTGCGCGCGGTGTTCGTCACCGACGATGCGTGCTGGGCAACTCTTTGCCTGCACCGCGAACAGGCAAGGGAAGGCTACAGTGCCGCCGACTCGGCGTATTTGGCGCAGCTCGTGCCGCATATTGCCGACGGCCTGCGCAAAGCCGTGCTCCTGAGCAGCGCCCCACTCGCAAAGACAGTGGACGGGCCGGGGGTGCTGGTGCTGGCAGAGGACCTGTCGGTGGTGGCGACGACCGCCGCCGCCGAATACTGGCTGTCGGAACTGACGGAGATGGAAGGCACCCCCCGCCAGATGCTTCCGGTCACGGTTCGCAATGTGGTCGCCGGGCTAAGGGCAGTCGAGAGCGGGCTGGCGTCAGCGGATAGCCCGCCGAAAGTGCGGCTGCGTACCCGTTCCGGACATTGGCTGGTGCTGTATGCGTCGCGGCTGCGGAGCGCGGGAGAGCAAAGGCTGATCAGCGTGATCATCGAGATCGCACAGCCGGCGGAGATCGCGCCGCTGATCATGCAGGCGTATACCCTCACGAAACGCGAAGGCGAAGTGACGCAGTGCGTCCTGCGCGGATGGTCAACCCAGGAGATTGCAGGGCGGCTGCACATTTCGCAGCACACGGTCCAGGATCACTTGAAAGCGATCTTCGAGAAGGTCGATGTCGGCAGCCGAGGCGAACTGGCAGCGCGGCTGTTTACAGTGCAGCACCAGCCCTGA
- a CDS encoding saccharopine dehydrogenase NADP-binding domain-containing protein gives MDGHYQYAVVGAGRQGVAAAYDMAKWGDAASVLLVDANRELAARAAERINQLIGRPVASAAQIDARDHSALVELLSPVDVFLCAVPFVFILGCTRAAIEARTSMVDLGGHTETVLRQLAMNDEARAAGITIVPDCGMGPGMNNTLGVYCVEQLRARGATPREVRLWDGGLPQSPPEPWGYQCSFNINGLTNEYDGQALFLRGGVVTPVDALTEPEVLEFEGIGSLEAFVTSGGTSTVPHTYEGVLQVYENKTLRYPGHYLQFRTFKDLGLFREEPITVTPELTVSPRQVYHALLGPSVETGRVIDICVMRARGTGEKDGKDISQVIELVDTYDKATDFTAMERLTGWHASIMAQFIARGEVSPGACSLEKAIPATRFMEDVRRRGFQISERWE, from the coding sequence ATGGATGGACACTATCAGTATGCGGTCGTTGGGGCCGGACGGCAGGGGGTCGCGGCTGCCTATGATATGGCGAAGTGGGGCGACGCGGCCAGCGTTCTGCTGGTTGACGCGAACCGGGAGCTGGCGGCGCGGGCTGCCGAGCGCATCAATCAACTGATCGGACGCCCGGTGGCCAGCGCCGCGCAGATCGACGCGCGCGACCACAGCGCGCTGGTTGAACTGCTCAGCCCAGTTGATGTCTTCCTGTGCGCGGTGCCGTTTGTCTTCATCCTCGGCTGTACGCGGGCGGCGATCGAAGCGCGTACCAGTATGGTCGATCTGGGCGGCCACACCGAGACCGTGCTCAGGCAGTTGGCGATGAACGACGAGGCGCGGGCCGCCGGCATCACGATTGTCCCCGACTGCGGCATGGGTCCGGGCATGAACAACACGCTCGGCGTCTACTGCGTCGAACAACTGAGGGCACGCGGCGCGACTCCGCGCGAGGTGCGGCTGTGGGACGGGGGTCTGCCGCAGAGCCCCCCGGAACCATGGGGCTATCAGTGTTCGTTCAATATCAACGGTCTGACCAATGAGTATGACGGTCAGGCGCTGTTTCTGCGCGGCGGCGTGGTTACGCCGGTGGATGCGCTGACCGAGCCGGAGGTGCTCGAATTCGAGGGGATCGGCAGTCTGGAGGCCTTTGTCACGTCGGGCGGCACATCGACGGTGCCCCATACCTACGAAGGCGTGCTGCAGGTCTACGAGAACAAGACGCTGCGCTATCCGGGGCATTACCTCCAGTTCAGAACTTTCAAGGATTTGGGGTTATTCCGTGAGGAACCGATCACCGTGACACCGGAGCTGACCGTCAGCCCGCGTCAGGTGTATCACGCCCTGCTCGGGCCGAGCGTCGAAACCGGGCGCGTGATCGACATCTGCGTGATGCGCGCCAGAGGTACCGGCGAGAAGGACGGCAAAGATATCTCGCAGGTGATCGAGCTGGTCGACACGTACGACAAGGCGACCGACTTTACCGCCATGGAACGCCTGACGGGCTGGCACGCTTCGATCATGGCGCAGTTCATCGCCCGCGGCGAAGTCTCGCCCGGTGCCTGCTCGCTGGAAAAAGCCATCCCGGCCACGCGCTTCATGGAGGACGTGCGCCGGCGCGGCTTCCAGATCAGCGAGCGCTGGGAGTAA